One window from the genome of Thermoanaerobacter uzonensis DSM 18761 encodes:
- the ruvA gene encoding Holliday junction branch migration protein RuvA: MIEYIRGMIEDIGQDYVVIDFMGIGIKVFVPFSTFKVLPSKGNITKLYTYLHMREDGFQIFGFKTKEELDLFEKLLSVSGVGPKGALSILSVVSIDNFVKAVNAGDYKALTLAPGIGKKTAERIILELKDKLPREIVFEGDNNFSNEALEALLALGYTKSEAIYALADITCDSVEEAVKQALKKLMK; the protein is encoded by the coding sequence ATGATTGAGTATATTAGAGGGATGATTGAAGATATTGGACAAGATTATGTAGTGATTGACTTTATGGGTATAGGTATAAAGGTTTTTGTCCCATTTTCTACTTTTAAAGTTTTACCTTCTAAAGGAAATATAACCAAGCTTTATACATATTTACATATGAGAGAAGATGGTTTCCAAATTTTTGGCTTTAAAACAAAAGAAGAGTTAGATTTATTTGAAAAGTTATTGTCTGTTAGTGGTGTAGGGCCTAAAGGAGCTTTATCTATTTTGTCCGTGGTTTCTATTGATAATTTTGTAAAAGCAGTTAACGCAGGCGATTATAAAGCTCTTACATTAGCTCCGGGAATAGGTAAGAAGACTGCTGAGAGAATTATTTTGGAATTAAAAGATAAGCTTCCAAGAGAAATAGTTTTTGAAGGTGATAATAATTTTTCAAATGAGGCTTTAGAAGCTTTATTAGCGTTGGGTTACACCAAAAGTGAAGCTATTTATGCTTTGGCAGATATCACCTGTGATAGCGTAGAAGAAGCTGTAAAGCAAGCATTGAAAAAATTAATGAAATAG